The DNA window CGCTTCCCGCAGCGCCCGCTCCCCGTCCTGGTGTTCCCGCGCAGAGCGCTGCGGGAACGGCACCGGGACAGGGGAATGGCACCGGGACAAAGGAACGGCACCGGGACAGGGGAACGGCACCGGGACAGGGGAATGGCACCGGGACAAAGGAACGGCACCGGGACAAGGGAACGGCACCGGGACAAAGGAACGGCACCGGGACAGGGGAACGGCACCGGGACAAGGGAACGGCACCGGGACAAGGGAACGGCACCGGGACAAAGGAACGGCACCGGGACAGGGGAACGGCACCGGGACAGGGGAACGGCACCGGGACAAGGGAACGGCACCGGGACAAAGGAACGGCACCGGGACAGGGGAACGGCACCGGGACAGGGGAACGGCACCGGGACAAGGGAACGGCACCGGGACAGGGGAACGGCACCCGGGCAGCGCCCGGCCCCTCGCGGCTCCGGAGGGACGCGGAGTCCCGGCCCTGCTCCCGGTCGGGCATTCCAGCGTGGATGCTCGGCTTACCTCGGCCAGGGCGTGGATCTGCTCCTCGCGCTCCCGCAGGCGCTGCTCGGCCCGGAGagccttctccttctccagccgCAGCTCCCGCCAggcctcctccagctcctccctgtccctcgccagctgctcctccttgcACCTCAGCTCCCGGCTGCGGAACTTCAGCTCCGCCTGCTCCTGGGACGGGCCCGGCAACACCGAGCGTCACCGGTGCCGTCCCGCACAGTCGCAGCTTCCCAGGGACGGGAGAGCCCCGGTCCTGCCCGGCCGCTCCGGGTTTGGGAtgcggggccgggggaggcGGTGTGGGACCCCCCCGTGCCGGCACCCCGCGGGAGGGAGCCCGGGCAGGGCATCGGGGACCTTGGCCAGGCTCCTCAGGGCCGAGTCCATGCTCAGGGCCCGCTCCTCGTCCCGCTCCGCCCGCTCCTGGCTCAGCCGCTCCCGCGCGTGGAACTCGGCCCAGGCGgccgccagccgccgccgctCCTCGGAGCGATCCCGGAGCTCTGCCcgctgctcctccagccacgCGCCCTGGGGGCCGAGGGACAGCTCCAGGCACCGCTTCCCGGAGGGTCTTCCCTCCTTTGGCCCGGCCCTGCCGCTTCCAGAGGCTGCGTCCAGCCGGGGagctccggccccgccgcttCCAGAGGCTGCGTCCAGCCGGGGAGCTCCGGCCCCGGGTGGGCACCCAGTGGGCTTGACCTGGCCTGTTCCgagccccttccagcccccGGCCCGTTCCTACCCGGCTGGTtccgagcccctttcccagtcCCGTTCCTATCCCAGATGGTtccgagcccctttcccagtcCCGTTCCTGTCCCGGATGGTtccgagcccctttcccagtcCCGTTCCTGTCCCGGATGGTtccgagcccctttcccagtcCCGTTCCTGTCCCGGACGGTtccgagcccctttcccagtcCCGTTCCTGCCCCGGATGGTtccgagcccctttcccagtcCCGTTCCTATCCCAGATGGTtccgagcccctttcccagtcCCGTTCCTATCCCGGATGGTtccgagcccctttcccagtcCCGTTCCTATCCCAGATGGTtccgagcccctttcccagtcCCGTTCCTATCCCGGATGGTtccgagcccctttcccagtcCCGTTCCTATCCCAGATGGTTCCAAGCCCCTTCCAGTTCCCACCCAGCTGGTTCCAAGCTCTTTACAGCTAGCCCCAGCCGGTTCCGAGTCCttttcccagcccagctccccccagccggttccaagccccatcccagtcactcccagagGGCAGTTCCAGCCCGTGGCTCCCACGTGGAAGCTCCAGCCCCAGGCGTGCATTCCATGGGAATCCCTGTTCGGATTCCCGGGAGTACCTGGAGCCGAGTCCCCGCTCACCTTGGCCTCGTCCCTGCTCACCTTGGCCTCGTCCAGCGCCGCTCTCTCCATGGACAGCAGCTGTGCCGTGAGCCGGCGCTGCTCCTCCAGCGCATCCCGCAGCGAATCCGCCTTGGAACGCTCGGCCACGGCCCTGCGGCGCTCCTGGGGCCGGacagggcagctccaggaggggTCTGGGCAGGGAGCCCCTCCTGCCGGGCACGGACACGGGACACAGAGGCAGGGACACCgggcagggacatgggacatgggcacagctccaggaggggTCCGGACAAGGACACggggcagggacacagacaTGGACACAGCTCCAGGACACGGCCACGGCTCTGGGGTAGGGccccacctgctccaggagctgctcccgcTCTCCCAGCCTGGTCTCCAAGTCGGCCACAGCCTCCTGGAGCCGGCTCTGCTCCCGCTCCGCATCccgctgctgctggcacagcctgtcccGGAGCACTGGCGGAGGCAGGAGGATCGCGGGGTGCAGGAGGCGGGATCCACCCTCATCCACACGGAAATCCCGCACCGAGATCCCCCCGCGTTCGTGCTCCGCAGTCCCAggacagggagaagggagatCCCGCCGAGGGATCTGCCCGTGGAAGGCAGGACTTGGCTCCCGGCCTCTGCCTCAGCGGGGgcagcttttccctgttttctgggGCCGGTGGGAGTCCTGGACAGAGCTGAGCCCCGGTCCGAGCACCGCTGGACACTCGGACCCAGCGGAGCCTCCACTCAGGAAACCCCGCAGGAGAGATGGAACAGGGACCTACAGGGCTCCTTCTGGACAGCACGAGGGCTGGGTTTGTCCCAGGACCGTTTGGATTCCATGGGATCAGCTCCGATGCCGttgggatggagcagagggTCCCACTGGAATGATGCACCTGAAGGGAATTTACCTGCGAGCTCCTCGTCCTGCTCCTGGGATCTGGGGTGATCCTGGGATCTGGGGCGATCCTGCGCCGTGTCCTGGCTCCAGGATGGGATCTGAGCCATCggctgctccttctcctgccgtgacctctcctgctgctcctccacctttccctggctcctgcccaGGATGGATCGGGAAGAACCTCGGCACgcccagcccagggaggtgaGCAGCGAGCTGGGAGCACAGGTGAGACCCCGTTACCTGTGGGAGCTCTCCAGGAgatccaggtgctgctgctgcctctggagaCCCTCCAGGAGCAGTCCCTGCTGCGCCCGCTCCAGCTCCAGCGCCCGGACCTGCCGCGAGCGGGACGAGCTCCAGGTGCCACCCTGGGAACGGAGCTGCTCCGGCTTCCCCATCCCCCGGAGCCCTTCGGAGCGGGGGACGCGGCCCCTTCTCCTGCCCCGGGGTGCCACGGGTGACCCTGGTGACCCCCACAGGTGACCCCTCAGTCCTCACCTggttttccagctcctccacccGGGCCTGGAGGCTGCGCAGGGCGATCCCACAGCCGGGATGCTCCTGGCATGGATGGGACTGGAGACCTTGGGAATCCTGgcggggatgggatgggagagcCCCCGGATCCTCCTGGCGGGGATGGGATCGGAGAGGCCCCGGATTCTCCTGGCGGGGCTGGGATCGGAGAGCCCCCGGATCCTCCTGGCGGGGCTGGGATCGGAGAGACCCCGGATCCTCCTGgcggggatgggatgggagagcCCCCAGATCCTCCTGGCGGGGATGGGATCGGAGAGCCCCCGGATCCTCCTGGCGGGGATGGGATCGGAGAGACCCCGGATCCTCCTGGCGGGGATGGGATCGGAGAGCCCCCGGATCCTCCTGgcggggatgggatgggagagcCCCCGGATCCTCCTGGCGGGGATGGGATCGGAGAGACCCCGGATCCTCCTGGCGGGGATGGGATCGGAGAGGCCCCGGATCCTCTGGGCAGAGCCAGGATGGGAGAGCTCGGGGATTCTCCtggcggggctgggctggaggagtCTCCGGATGCtcctggcagggatgggatgggagagcTCCTGGatgctcctggcagggctgggctgggagagccccCGGCCCCACCtgtggggacaccgggatgCTCCTGGCACCTCCCGGGATGCTGCCCCCTCCCCCGGGAATGCTGATCCATGCCCAGCCCCCATTCCGGGGGGGATTCCCAGGgacccctccctgctcctgccccggCACTCACCTGGGCGGGCGCGGCAGGACCCGGCACCTCCCGCTCTGCCGGGGATGGAAAACGGCACCGATCGGTCACCTGGACTCGGCAGCAGGAACGGAATCATCCCGAACCAGCCCAGCCCAtggatcccagcccagcccatggatcccagcccagctcatggatcccagcccagcccatggatcccagcccagcccatggatcccagcccagctcatgGATCCCAGCTCATGGATCCCATCCCGTggatcccagcccatcccatggatcccagcccagcccatggATCCCAGCCCATGGATCCCAGATCAgcccatggatcccatcccatcccatcccatcccatcccatggatcccatcccatcccatcccagcccatggatcccatcccatcccatcccattccatcccatcccaccccatggatctcttcccatggatcccatcccatggatctcaacccatggatcccatcccaccccatggaTCCGATCCCATGgatgccatcccatcccatcccatcccctggatcCCGCTCCATGgatcccaacccatcccattgatcccaccccatggatcccatcccatggatcccatctCATGGATACCagcccatcccatggatcccatcccatggatcccatcccatggatcccatcccatcccatggatcccatcccaccccatggatcccatcccatggatcccatcccatggatcccatcccatcccatggatcccatcccatcccatgggtcccagcccatcccatgggtcccagcccatcccatcccatcccatcccagctcagcccatggatcccagcccatcccatcctatcccatcccatcccagcccagcccatcccatggatcccagcccagcccagcccatcccatgGGTCCCAGCCTATCCCATGGATCCgatcccagcccatcccatggatcccatcccatcccatgggtcccagcccatcccatggatcccatcccaccccatggatcccaccccatggatccgatcccatcccaccccatggatccgatcccagcccatcccacgGATCCCATCCCACGGGTCCCAGCCCACCCCAAGGGCAGCGTCccctgggcacagggctgggccCATCCCGcttttcctgcccctctgggggGATTCCCAGGACACCTGGGCTGGCCCCAGGGATGGGTGAccccgctctgcccgggggccgagcaccagcagcagccaggtccCCACCAGGACCATCCCGCGGGCACAGGGACCCAGCTCCAGAGGGCCCAGGGTGCCCCTCCCCAGGACAGGGCACCTCAGAGCACGCTGGGGGGGACAGAGGCCTCACCCTGCCCGCGGGGCCGTGTCCCGACGGGGAGCTCCAGCCTGGATGGGGAAACGAATCCCACAGGGAGAGTGAGGGGAGACAGCACCCTCCCCCAAGgcacccctgtgccccctgtgccccctgtgccacccGTTTCACGTCACCCATGCTGTGCCACCCGTCCCACCCTGCCCCACGCCGTGTGATCCCACCTTTGGCACCtggagggaacagggacaccccaaacctCCATCccgggggtccctcccccccGCTGTGGTCACCTGGGCCACGGGTGTCACCTGAGCCAGGGGAGCCCCTCCCGGGAACTGGGAGGGCTGAGGGGGAAGCGGGAGGTGGGAAGAGCTCGGCTGGGGGAATTCCCGGCCTGGGACATCCCCCGGGCACACCCCGGGCTCCGGACCCGCTCCCCAGTGCCAGGAGGGAGCTCCCGGGAGGAGCCTTCACCTGCCGggcccggggggctccgggaTCCTCGGGgggaggggattctgctccGGAGCCTTGGCCTGGGATCGCCTCCGTGCCAGGGCAGCGCTGAGCCAGCTCCCGTCCCGCTCCCCTGCGGGATCAGCCCCCGATCCCGAGCAATCCTCCTGCTTCGATCCCAGTCCCGGGAAATCCTCGTCCTTGGATCCCAATCCTGGGAAATCCTTGTCCTTCCGTCCCAGTCCCGGGAAATCCTCGTCCTTGGATCCCAATCCTGGGAAATCCTTGTCCTTCCGTCCCAATCCCGGGAAATCCTTGTTCTTCTGCCCCAGTCCCGGGAAATCCTCGTCCTTGGATCCCAGTCCTGGGAAATCCTTGTCCTTCCGTCCCAGTCCCGGGAAATCCTCGTCCTTGGATCCCAGTCCCGGGAAATCCTCGTTCTTCTGCCCCAATCCTGGGAAATCCTTGTCCTTCTGCCTCAATCCCGGGAAATCCTCGTCCTTGGATCCCAATCCTGGGAAATCCTCGTTCTTCTGCCCCAATCCTGGGAAATCCTTGTCCTTCTGCCTCAATCCCGGGAAATCCTTGTCCTTCAATCCCAGTCCTGGGAAATCCTCGTTCTTCCGTCCCAGCCCCAGGAAATCCTCATCCTTGGATCCCAATCCCGGGAAATCCTCGTCcttcagccccagccaggcagccCCGGAGGAGCGTCGGGAGCTGCTCCCAACTGGAAAGCTGCGGGGAGAGAGGgacactgggaacactgggaacactgggaacaCTGGATGGGAGGGGCCATTGAGGACACCAGGGGAACATCGGGGAGCGGCCAagggaccctggggacaccggggacattggggacaccgGCTGTGGGGGATCCCAGGGACAGCGGGAACACGGGGGGACCCCCGATGTGAGGGGACCTTCGGGACAccggcagggaggggacactggggaccaGCCAGggcacactggggacactggggacactggggaccagccaggggacactggggacacggCTGGGTGGGGACTCCCCCCCGCCACCCCGGGTACCTCGGTCCCCGTCTCCGCCCGGCCCCGGAGGCCACCGAGGGCTCGTAGGATCCGAAGGGAAAATCCGGCTCATCCCGGCCCCCGTCCGGCCCTGCTGGAACAGCGGCCTCGAGTCACAATTCCCGATGGGATGGGGCCCTGGAGAacacctgtgccaccctccccTGCAATTCCTGACGGGATTTACTCTCTGGAGAacacctgtgccaccctccccTGGAAATCCCGACAGGATTCACCCTCTGGAGAacacctgtgccaccctccccTGCAATTCCTGACAGGATTCACCCTCTGGAGAacacctgtgccaccctccccTGCAATTCCCGACAGGATTCACCCTCTGGAGAacacctgtgccaccctccccTGGAAATCCCGACAGGATTTACCCTCTGGAGAacacctgtgccaccctccccTGCAATTCCCGACAGGATTCACCCTCTGGAGAacacctgtgccaccctccccTGCAATTCCTGACAGGATTCACCCTCTGGAGAacacctgtgccaccctccccTGCAATTCCCGACAGGATTCACCCTCTGGAGAacacctgtgccaccctccccTGGAAATCCCGACAGGATTTACCCTCTGGAGAacacctgtgccaccctccccTGCAATTCCCGACAGGATTCACCCTCTGGAGAacacctgtgccaccctccccTGCAATTCCTGACAGGATTCACCCTCTGGAGAacacctgtgccaccctccccTGCAATTCCTGACAGGATTCACCCTCTGGAGAacacctgtgccaccctccccTGGAAATCCCGACAGGATTTACCCTCTGGAGAacacctgtgccaccctccccTGCAATTCCCAACGGGATTCACCTTCTGGAGAacacctgtgccaccctccccTGGAAATCCCGACGGCATTCACCCTCTGGAGAacacctgtgccaccctccccTGCAATTCCCGACAGGATTTACCCTCTGGAGAacacctgtgccaccctccccTGCAATTCCCGACAGGATTCACCCTCTGGAGAacacctgtgccaccctccccTGCAATTCCCGACAGGATTCATCCTCTGGAGAacacctgtgccaccctccccTGGAAATCCCGACGGGATTCACCCTCTGGAGAACACCTGCCCCGTTCCTTTGGCAGCTCCCACTGGGATTCACCCTCTGGGAAACGCTTTCCATGGCACCCCCACCCCCGGCTGTGCTCACCCGGCTGCTCCCGCTCCTTGGGATCCGCCTGCAATTCCGCCCTTCCCGCCTGCTCCAGGATTTTTCCCGCGGAgcctcctcccagcagctcctggatccCGGTGCGGCCCTTCCGGAGCCCCTGCCTGGGGATGCCCGGCACAGGtgggggtggcaccgggacccccccgtccccgtccccgtcccggTGTCCCCTCACCCTCCCGGCGCCCTCTGCGCGTTCCCGGCTCCGTCGGCGCCGCTCCCGAGCCCCAGGGACTCCACCAGGTCATCGACGTCGTCCCCAAAGGTGACGTGGGGACGtcgcggggccggggctggggggggaaGGTCACCGGTGGCATCTGGGACGtgccccggtgtccccagccagctctgggaaTCCCCCCGGgtcccccccgtgcccccctcACCGCTGCCGCTGCTCCGTCCCGGATCGTTCCCGGAGCtgctccccggccccgccggctccTCCTCCGGGAACGGCTTCTCCAGGGGGTCCCCGGGGCCTGGGAATTCCCCGGAGGGACGGGAGAAGGGAGGGACAATCAGAGATCCCAGTGGGACCGAGGGGGTTTCATGGAGAGGctctgggaacagggaatggggtCTGATCCCGTGGGAATGGGGTCTgaggggaacagggaatgggctCTGATCCCACGGGAATGGGGTCTgaggggaacagggaatgggctCTGATCCCACGGGAATGGGGTCTgaggggaacagggaatggggtCTGATCCCGTGGGAATGGGGTCTgaggggaacagggaatgggctCTGATCCCACGGGAATGGGGTCTgaggggaacagggaatggggtCTGATCTCGTGGGAATGGGGTCTgaggggaacagggaatggggtCAGATCCTGTGGGAATGGGGTCTgaagggaacagggaatggggtCGGGTCCCATGGGAATGGGGTCTgaagggaacagggaatggggtCGGGTCCCATGGGAATGGGCTCTgaggggaacagggaatggggtCTGATCCCGTGGGAATGGGTCTgaggggaacagggaatggggtctggtcccatgggaatggggtctgaggggaacagggaatggggtCTGATCCCGTGGGAATCGGGTCTgaggggaacagggaatggggtCTGATCCCACGGGAATGGGGTCTgaggggaacagggaatggggtCTGATCCCATGGGAATCGGGTCTgaggggaacagggaatggggtCTGATCCCACGGGAATGGCTGTGAAaggaacagggaatggggtCTGGTCCCACGGGAATGGCTCTgaggggaacagggaatggggtCTGATCCCATGGGAATGTCCCCAcggaaaagcaaagcagaattcCCGGTACCTTTTTTGGGATCCAGCACCTTCCCAGCGCCTTTCCCCGGCCTGGACCCGGCTCTGGCCATTCCCAGGAGTTCTGCATCCAGCTCATCCAGCTCATCCAGCTCATCCAgctcctggggagggggcagctcctgccctcacCTGCACCTCATGTGGGATTCCCAAAAACCTTGGGAATTCTGCCCCGGCTCACCTCTGCCGCTTCCGCATCCTCCTCGGGGAACTTCCCGCTCTCCGTGGGGAATTTGCCTCTGGAACGCTGAGCCGGGGTCCCCCTGAGGCACAGCCCCGGTCGGGGGCgtggggaggggtcccggggatggcagcaggtgggaagggccgggggcacagggaggggctCAGCTGGGGCTCACCTGCGGGAAGGGCTCCCGGGAGCCCCGGGGAGCTGGAGCCGGGGGCTCCtctggaagggagggagggaccgGGATGGACTCGGCTCCAGGAGGGAATGGGGGGATCCCTCCCGGTGATCCCAGGGCAGGGGATTCCCAGGGGATTCCCAAGGGATCCCCTCCAGGTgatcccaggagcagggcattCCCAGGGGATCCCCTCCAGGTgatcccaggagcagggcattCCCAGGGGATCCCCTCCAGGTGATCCCAGGGCAGGGGCATTCCCAGGGGATTCCTTCCAGGTGATCCCAGGGCAGGGGATTCCCTCCAGGtgatcccagggctggggtaTTCCCAGGGGATTCCCAAGGGATCCCCTCCAGGTGATCCCAGGGCAGGGCATTCCCAGGGGATTCCCTCCAGGTGATCCCAGGGCATTCCCAGGGCATTCCTAGGGGATTCCCAGGCCATTCCCAGGTGATCCCAGGGCATTCCTAGGGGATTCCCTCCAGGTGACCCCAGGGCATTCCCAGGCCATTCCCAGGCCATTCCCAGGCGATTCCCTTCAGGTGACCCTAGGGCATTCCCAGGTCATTCCCAGGGGAGCCAAGCGCTCCCACTTTACCATCGAATCCCAGGAGGTCCCCGAGCACGGCGCTGATGGGATCTGGAACAGGACACGGCCCAGGCGATCCCGGGCGATCCCGGTGGGTTCCGCGCCCCCGGCAGGGGGGAAACGCTCCCGCTCTCAGCCTGGAGCATTCCCTGCCCCTGGGTCCCCCctccccgctccatcccggccTTCCCAGGGATCCAACCCCGCTGGAGATGGGATGAGGGCAGGTGAGGGCACTCACCTGAGAGCCGCCTCCGGGCCTTGGCAGCCTGCGGGCAAACACAAATCCCCTCGGGAGCAATCGAAGCCCCGGGACACCCCCCACACGAAAGCCGCGTTTCCGTGGAGCGCCCGCCTGGATCCCGCCTGGATCCCGGCCCCTCACACTCACCATGGCGCGTCCAAGATTCCCAGGTGATTCCAAGCTCCACCTGCCCGGTGCCGGCTCCGGGAGCCCCGGGCTCAGCCCCGCACCGACCGCGCACCtgaggggggagaggaaggcGCTGCTTGGGGTCCCGGGACTCCCCcggctcgggggtcccggggttCCCCCCACGTTTCTCACCCAGCGCCGCACTCGGCATGGGCGCCGCCATATTGCGCGCCAACCTAAAGGAAGGCCCCCGCTGCCATAGCAACGAGGCTGCCCCGCTGCGCGCCTGGTTGGAGGGCCACCGTTACCATAGCGACAGGGCTGCCCGCGCGCCTCCCTCAGGGAAGGCCCCTGCTGCCATGGCGACGCGGCTGCCCCGCTCAGCGCCTGGTCTGAGCCGTCCCCGCGATCTTCTGTCGCGATACTCCCCCTTATCGCCGGCGGTTTCCACATGTCGTGGGCTTTATCCATGTAAAGAGCTCTGGGTTGCCATCCGGGATCCTGCAGGATCCAGGCTCAGTTACCCTCGTACGATCGTCGGACGTAACATCCCGATGTATCGCCATACAGTCCTGACATCCCGACATCCCATCCCGGTATATCGCCATACAGTCCGATATCCCGATATCCCATCCCACTATATCGCCACAGAATCCTGATATCCTGATATCCCATCCCTCTATATCACCATACAGTCCCAATATCCTGATATCCCGATATCGCGATATCCCATCCTGCTATATTGCCATATAGTCCCAATACCCCAATATCCCATCCCACTGTATCGCCACAGAATCCCGATATCCCGCTATATCGCCACACAGGCCCGATATCCTGCCACCCCGATATCCCATCCCGCTATATCGCCACACAGTCCCAATATCCCGCCATCCTGGTATCCCAATATCCTGATATCGTGATATCCCGCCATCCCGATATCCCGCCATCCTGATATCCCGATATCTTGCCACACAGTCCCGATATCCCGCCACCCCGATATCCTGATATCACGATATCCTGCCATCCCACCACACAGCCCCACCATCCCGATAGCCCGCCATCCCGATATCGCGATATCCCACTATATCGCCACACAGTCCCGATATCCCGCCATCCTGGTATCCCAATATCCTGATATCGCGATATCCCGCTATCGCGACATCCCGTCATCCCTCCCCACTCCCGGCCTCCCCCGGCACGAGCAGCTCCCGTTGtgtccctgccccgctcccgccgggcTCCCGCTGCCTCCCGCCCCGCTGCCGGTGGGGTCCTGGTGGGGTCCCGGCCGCCTCCCCGCTCCCTCTCCGGCTCCCGGTTCCCTCCCGGTTCCCTCCCGGTTCCCTCCCGGGCTCCCGGAACGCTCAGGGCAGGAGCACGCCCGGCTCGCGGCTTCCCCAGCGCCGCTCCCGGGGTCCCGCAGCCCCAACGAACGCCCGGAGACCCCAAAAACGCCTTT is part of the Corvus moneduloides isolate bCorMon1 chromosome 32, bCorMon1.pri, whole genome shotgun sequence genome and encodes:
- the LOC116436997 gene encoding fas-binding factor 1 homolog isoform X3, with translation MDKAHDMWKPPAIRGSIATEDRGDGSDQALSGAAASPWQQGPSLREARGQPCRYGNGGPPTRRAAGQPRCYGSGGLPLGWRAIWRRPCRVRRWVRGRCGAEPGAPGAGTGQVELGITWESWTRHGECEGPGSRRDPGGRSTETRLSCGGCPGASIAPEGICVCPQAAKARRRLSDPISAVLGDLLGFDEEPPAPAPRGSREPFPQVSPRGTPAQRSRGKFPTESGKFPEEDAEAAEELPPPQELDELDELDELDAELLGMARAGSRPGKGAGKVLDPKKGPGDPLEKPFPEEEPAGPGSSSGNDPGRSSGSAPAPRRPHVTFGDDVDDLVESLGLGSGADGAGNAQRAPGGQGLRKGRTGIQELLGGGSAGKILEQAGRAELQADPKEREQPAGPDGGRDEPDFPFGSYEPSVASGAGRRRGPSFPVGSSSRRSSGAAWLGLKDEDFPGLGSKDEDFLGLGRKNEDFPGLGLKDKDFPGLRQKDKDFPGLGQKNEDFPGLGSKDEDFPGLRQKDKDFPGLGQKNEDFPGLGSKDEDFPGLGRKDKDFPGLGSKDEDFPGLGQKNKDFPGLGRKDKDFPGLGSKDEDFPGLGRKDKDFPGLGSKDEDFPGLGSKQEDCSGSGADPAGERDGSWLSAALARRRSQAKAPEQNPLPPRIPEPPGPGRLELPVGTRPRGQEREVPGPAAPAQEHPETPPAQPRQENPRALPSWLCPEDPGPLRSHPRQEDPGSLRSHPRQEDPGALPSHPRQEDPGALRSHPRQEDPGSLRSHPRQEDPGALRSHPRQEDLGALPSHPRQEDPGSLRSQPRQEDPGALRSQPRQDSQGLQSHPCQEHPGCGIALRSLQARVEELENQVRALELERAQQGLLLEGLQRQQQHLDLLESSHSQGKVEEQQERSRQEKEQPMAQIPSWSQDTAQDRPRSQDHPRSQEQDEELAVLRDRLCQQQRDAEREQSRLQEAVADLETRLGEREQLLEQERRRAVAERSKADSLRDALEEQRRLTAQLLSMERAALDEAKGAWLEEQRAELRDRSEERRRLAAAWAEFHARERLSQERAERDEERALSMDSALRSLAKEQAELKFRSRELRCKEEQLARDREELEEAWRELRLEKEKALRAEQRLREREEQIHALAEVSRASTLECPTGSRAGTPRPSGAARGRALPGCRSPVPVPFPCPGAVPLSRCRSPVPVPFLCPGAVPLSRCRSPVPVPFPCPGAVPLSRCRSLVPVPFPCPGAVPLSRCRSFVPVPFPCPGAVPLSRCHSPVPVPFPCPGAVPLSRCHSPVPVPFPQRSAREHQDGERALREARSVRAEQRDRLQALQEQLEELRQQEQRLHQDRLSLARQREQLQQLRDELAPGGAGTLPATVPANGLGSALAAPVAPGAEGLLARFLPPVGMFLGDSGDPLASAALYGHLLLLKHRAQMDHDFLENERIFLESLKKRP
- the LOC116436997 gene encoding fas-binding factor 1 homolog isoform X22 gives rise to the protein MDKAHDMWKPPAIRGSIATEDRGDGSDQALSGAAASPWQQGPSLREARGQPCRYGNGGPPTRRAAGQPRCYGSGGLPLGWRAIWRRPCRVRRWVRGRCGAEPGAPGAGTGQVELGITWESWTRHGCQGPEAALRSHQRRARGPPGIRWGTPAQRSRGKFPTESGKFPEEDAEAAEELPPPQELDELDELDELDAELLGMARAGSRPGKGAGKVLDPKKGPGDPLEKPFPEEEPAGPGSSSGNDPGRSSGSAPAPRRPHVTFGDDVDDLVESLGLGSGADGAGNAQRAPGGQGLRKGRTGIQELLGGGSAGKILEQAGRAELQADPKEREQPAGPDGGRDEPDFPFGSYEPSVASGAGRRRGPSFPVGSSSRRSSGAAWLGLKDEDFPGLGSKDEDFLGLGRKNEDFPGLGLKDKDFPGLRQKDKDFPGLGQKNEDFPGLGSKDEDFPGLRQKDKDFPGLGQKNEDFPGLGSKDEDFPGLGRKDKDFPGLGSKDEDFPGLGQKNKDFPGLGRKDKDFPGLGSKDEDFPGLGRKDKDFPGLGSKDEDFPGLGSKQEDCSGSGADPAGERDGSWLSAALARRRSQAKAPEQNPLPPRIPEPPGPGRLELPVGTRPRGQEREVPGPAAPAQEHPETPPAQPRQENPRALPSWLCPEDPGPLRSHPRQEDPGSLRSHPRQEDPGALPSHPRQEDPGALRSHPRQEDPGSLRSHPRQEDPGALRSHPRQEDLGALPSHPRQEDPGSLRSQPRQEDPGALRSQPRQDSQGLQSHPCQEHPGCGIALRSLQARVEELENQVRALELERAQQGLLLEGLQRQQQHLDLLESSHRSQGKVEEQQERSRQEKEQPMAQIPSWSQDTAQDRPRSQDHPRSQEQDEELAVLRDRLCQQQRDAEREQSRLQEAVADLETRLGEREQLLEQERRRAVAERSKADSLRDALEEQRRLTAQLLSMERAALDEAKGAWLEEQRAELRDRSEERRRLAAAWAEFHARERLSQERAERDEERALSMDSALRSLAKEQAELKFRSRELRCKEEQLARDREELEEAWRELRLEKEKALRAEQRLREREEQIHALAEVSRASTLECPTGSRAGTPRPSGAARGRALPGCRSPVPVPFPCPGAVPLSRCRSPVPVPFLCPGAVPLSRCRSPVPVPFPCPGAVPLSRCRSLVPVPFPCPGAVPLSRCRSFVPVPFPCPGAVPLSRCHSPVPVPFPCPGAVPLSRCHSPVPVPFPQRSAREHQDGERALREARSVRAEQRDRLQALQEQLEELRQQEQRLHQDRLSLARQREQLQQLRDELAPGGAGTLPATVPANGLGSALAAPVAPGAEGLLARFLPPVGMFLGDSGDPLASAALYGHLLLLKHRAQMDHDFLENERIFLESLKKRP